The following DNA comes from Streptomyces sp. NBC_00690.
CGCCCTCGGTACGGCTGTCGCTCGCCCAGACCCTGGCGCGGGGAGTTCCCGCATCCGGCTGTGTGAGCGTGGACTGCGCGGAGGTGGTGCGGCGCGGGGGGCCGCCGTCCGGCGCGCACAGTGACATCTGCCACGAGGAGTTGGCCCGCGTGGTCGTCTCGGCGGGGCGTCTGGGCCGCTGAGCCCGGCGGGACCGCGCCGGACGGGCCGTGGAACACCGAACGGACGCGGACCATCCCGGGCTGCGGGCGCGGTCCTTCAACACTCCGGGTACCCGGTCGCGGCTTCGGCACTCCTGTGAGCCCGACGGGTACCGGGTCGGCCGCGGAAGGTCGGGGGCGCACGGCGATCGACGAGAGCCGTACGGACCTGGAGTGCGCGGCGCAATGGGAAACGTCCGACAACTCGCTCCCTTGCCCACGGGCATTCGGGGCAGTCTTCAGGGGCAGTCTTCCCACGATGGGTTCGGGGCGCGGATGGGCAGTTCGGGCTCCGAGACGGACGGGACAACAGGACATCGGCGCAGGTGCGACCCCACCCGCCATCGTAGGAACGTTTCATTAATGGGCCCCATCGGATTTTCGATGGAGCCGGATCGGGCAGTCGTACGTCCATACACCAACGCCGATGTACCAGCGACGGAGGTGGCAGTGCATGGCCGGCTTCAGGAGTCTTGCGAGACAGGTGCGCGATGCGCGGTGTGATTTGGCGCTCCGGCGCTACTCACTGCGCAAGTGCCTTGAGCGATTTGCCCCTTATGGGCATAGGGCGACATGGGATCACCTCTGCGCCCGGCACGGCATCGAGCCCGAGGACCGGGCTCCCGACCCAGCGCGGCTGGTGGCCGCACTGGAGGAGTTGGAACGGGCGCGTGCGGTCTGGCTCGCGTACGAGGAGAGCTTCGCGGACCGCCGCAAACGGGAGAAGCACGGTGGACTACGACGGCCGTCGTCCTTCGACGACTGGCACCGTCGCACCTGGGGCGGCCATGGAGTCGCGCGCTGCGACACCCCGAGCGTTCACCCCACGGCACCGCTCGACGAGGTGCTGCGCCGACTGATCGAGGCATTGGGCAGGGCACCAGGCGAGTCCTGTCCGGCCTGCGGAGCGAGGGAGATCGAGTGGCGCAACAACCTCGCACACGAGCCCTGGAGCGGACCCGTCTGCCTGGGCTGCGGAATCGTGGTGCCCCGACCCGTACTGTCGTCCGATGCGGTGGCCGCGGCCAAGGCGGTCGGGCGAGTGGCATTGGCGTCGGTCGCCTGAGCGGCGCGCAGCAGGAATCGCACGCGAACCGCCCTTCGGTACCGCGTGGACCGCCCTCCGCGCCCGTGGTGAGTGCGCGGGGGCACTCACCGGCATGCCGCCCCTGGTTCGCATCCGTACCCCACGGGTACGGTGCGGAACTCAGACCGTGTTCCCGGCGTTCCCGGCGTTCGCGGCGGTCCCGGCGTTCGCGGCGGTCCCGGCGTTCGCGGCGGTCCCGGCGTTCGCGGCGGTCCCGGCGTTCGCGGCGGTCCCGGTGTTCTCGGCGGTCCCGGCGGTCCCGGCCTCGCGGCGCACGGGCAGCAGTCGGGAGCCCGCCATCCGCTGACCGAAGGTGTCGTCCGGGTTGGACAGGACACAGGTCTCCAGCGACAGACAGCCACAGCCGATGCAGTCGGTCAGATGATCGCGCAAGCGCGCCAACTGCTTGATGCGGGTGTCCAACTCGCTGCGCCACGCCTGCGACAACCGCGCCCAGTCGTCCTGGTTCGGGGTGCGCTCTTCGGGCAGTTCGGCCAGCGCGTCCCTGATGGTCGCCAGCGGAATGCCGACTCGTTGCGCGGCACGGACGAAGGCGACCCGACGAAGGGTGTCCCTGGAGTAGCGGCGCTGGTTCCCGGTGGTACGACGGCTGTTGATGAGCCCCTTGGACTCGTAGAAGTGCAGGGCGGACACGGCCGCACCACTGCGCTGCGAGAGCTGGCCGACGCTCAGCTCCTGTGTGGTTTCGAAAAACTGGGGCACTCGGCGACCCTACTGGCCCGGGCACGCACACGGGATGGCACGGTGCACCGGGGGCCGCCCCTGACCCCCTGAACGCTGGCTGCCCCCTGTCTGCGAACGGCGATCGGACACCCTCGCGCGACCGCCCGTCGAACCGCTGGCCGGCCCGTCCGCACCGGCGGCCGAGGACATCCCCACATCGCGTCTGACCGGACCCTGCATCCACGGTTCTGTACGGTGAGACCGTGGCGGCTTCCACGGGAGCCAGTACGTGAGAGGCAGGGATCAGGACCATGGCCGAGCCGAGGACCTTCACTTCCGCAGCCGAGCTGGCCGCCGCGGTCGGCGAGCAGTTGGGGCCGGGCGACTGGCTGGAGATCGACCAGCAACGGATCGACCGCTTCGCCGAGGCGACCGGCGATCACCAGTGGATCCATGTGGATCCCGTACGGGCGGCGGACGGCCCGTTCGGGACGACCATCGCGCACGGCTATCTCACCCTCTCCCTGCTCCCTGTCCTGGTACCTCAGGTGATGCGGGTGGACGGAGCGAAGATGGGCCTCAACTACGGGACGGAGAAGGTGCGCTTCCCGGCGCCGGTTCCGGTGGGGTCGCGGCTACGGGCGACGGTGGTCGTGCAGAACGTCACGGAGGCGGGTGGCGGGGTCCAGGTCACCGCCCGGGTGACGGTCGAGCGCGAGGGCGGTGACAAGCCGGTGTGCGTGGCCGACTCGGTATCCCGCTACTACTTCTGAGCAGTTCGCAGACGCGGACCGTCCGGGCTGTGTGCCGGGCGGCCCGCAAGGAGCGTGGGGACGGGTCGCCGTCTCACCCGGCCGGGCGTCTTCACCGTCCGCTGTCCTCGGCGAGGGTGTGGGCGACGAGCGCGTTGGCATGGCCGTGGCCCAGCCCGTGTTCTGCCTTCAACCAGGCGAC
Coding sequences within:
- a CDS encoding MaoC family dehydratase — translated: MAEPRTFTSAAELAAAVGEQLGPGDWLEIDQQRIDRFAEATGDHQWIHVDPVRAADGPFGTTIAHGYLTLSLLPVLVPQVMRVDGAKMGLNYGTEKVRFPAPVPVGSRLRATVVVQNVTEAGGGVQVTARVTVEREGGDKPVCVADSVSRYYF